A single Pseudomonas sp. MM223 DNA region contains:
- the pal_5 gene encoding Peptidoglycan-associated lipoprotein (*Name pal_5): MSSHKTLALALCLTAVTGCASHSPDGSKEGGSSWWPFGSDKVAEQEVKAAVTEKVAKADAKSESASRWWWPFGGDDKQAKGPVVPKIDQKATQAWLDEYEPKLREAIKDSKLELERRDNVLAVTLPVDSSYNPDRPNMLLPMTLGPITRVAKTVEGDPKTAVLVLGHADSSGVAAANQKLSLERAASVSAIFRLSGLQRDRLTLKGMGSVMPRAANDSAEGRALNRRVEMLLTPQNTMVALLAKYQQAAPAPAPASMVAVQDAKAPAAKAVDSKPAAKKPAAKKPVAKAKAPAKTAAKKTAAPAKAAAKPAAKKATADKKVAANSPAKTN; the protein is encoded by the coding sequence ATGTCTTCACATAAAACCTTAGCACTCGCCCTGTGCCTGACCGCCGTTACCGGCTGCGCCAGTCATTCCCCGGACGGCTCCAAGGAAGGTGGCTCCAGCTGGTGGCCTTTCGGTTCGGACAAGGTTGCCGAGCAGGAAGTGAAGGCAGCCGTCACTGAAAAAGTGGCCAAGGCCGATGCCAAATCCGAAAGCGCCAGCCGCTGGTGGTGGCCGTTTGGCGGTGATGACAAGCAAGCCAAAGGGCCGGTCGTGCCGAAGATCGACCAGAAGGCCACCCAGGCCTGGCTGGACGAGTACGAGCCCAAGCTGCGCGAAGCCATCAAGGACAGCAAGCTTGAGCTGGAGCGCCGCGACAATGTGCTGGCGGTAACCCTGCCGGTGGACAGCTCGTACAACCCGGATCGCCCAAACATGTTGCTGCCAATGACCCTCGGGCCGATCACCCGTGTGGCCAAGACCGTCGAAGGCGACCCCAAGACTGCCGTGCTGGTACTCGGCCATGCCGACAGCAGCGGCGTTGCAGCGGCCAACCAAAAGCTCAGCCTGGAGCGCGCCGCCTCGGTGTCGGCCATTTTCCGCCTCAGCGGCCTGCAGCGTGACCGCCTGACCCTCAAAGGCATGGGCTCGGTAATGCCACGCGCCGCCAACGACAGCGCCGAGGGCCGTGCCCTGAACCGCCGCGTGGAAATGCTGCTGACCCCGCAGAACACCATGGTCGCCCTGTTGGCCAAGTACCAGCAGGCCGCCCCGGCACCTGCACCGGCCTCGATGGTTGCTGTGCAGGATGCCAAGGCACCTGCCGCCAAGGCCGTCGACAGCAAGCCAGCAGCGAAGAAACCTGCGGCGAAGAAGCCCGTCGCCAAGGCCAAGGCTCCTGCCAAGACCGCGGCCAAGAAAACCGCCGCGCCGGC
- the yfeW gene encoding Putative D-alanyl-D-alanine carboxypeptidase (*Name yfeW), with the protein MQIQGHYELKFEAVREAFAALFEDSQERGAALCIQVGGETVVDLWAGSADKDGQQAWHSDTIANLFSCTKTFTAVTALQLVGEGKLALDAPVANYWPEFAQAGKQSITLRQLLSHRAGLPAIRELLPAEALYDWQAMVNALAAETPWWTPGSEHGYAAITYGWLIGELIRRADGRGPGDSIVARTARPLGLDFHIGLADEEFHRVAHIARGKGNPGDAAAQRLLQVTMREPEALSTRAFTNPPAILTSTNKPEWRRMQQPAANGHGNARSLAGFYAGLLDGSLLESELLDELTREHSLGQDRTLLTQTRFGLGCMLDQPDVANATFGLGARAFGHPGAGGSVGFADPEHDVAFGFVVNTLGPYVLMDPRAQKLVRVLADCL; encoded by the coding sequence GTGCAGATTCAGGGTCACTATGAGCTGAAGTTCGAAGCCGTGCGCGAAGCCTTTGCCGCGCTGTTCGAAGATTCCCAGGAGCGTGGCGCTGCGCTGTGCATCCAGGTTGGGGGCGAAACCGTCGTCGACCTGTGGGCCGGCAGTGCCGATAAGGATGGCCAGCAGGCCTGGCACAGCGACACCATCGCCAACCTGTTCTCCTGCACCAAGACCTTCACCGCCGTCACCGCCCTGCAACTGGTGGGCGAGGGCAAGTTGGCCCTCGATGCCCCAGTGGCCAATTACTGGCCCGAGTTCGCCCAGGCGGGTAAACAGTCGATCACTTTGCGCCAGCTGCTCAGCCACCGCGCCGGCTTGCCGGCCATTCGTGAGTTGCTGCCAGCCGAAGCCCTGTATGACTGGCAGGCCATGGTCAATGCCCTGGCGGCTGAAACGCCATGGTGGACACCTGGTAGCGAACACGGTTATGCCGCCATCACCTACGGCTGGCTGATCGGCGAGCTGATCCGTCGCGCCGATGGGCGTGGCCCAGGCGACTCCATTGTGGCCCGCACCGCCCGCCCGTTGGGGTTGGACTTCCACATTGGCCTGGCAGACGAGGAGTTCCACCGCGTGGCGCATATCGCCCGTGGCAAAGGCAACCCCGGGGATGCTGCTGCACAGCGCTTGCTGCAGGTGACCATGCGCGAACCCGAGGCGCTGTCGACCCGTGCCTTCACCAACCCGCCGGCGATCCTGACCAGCACCAACAAGCCGGAATGGCGACGCATGCAACAGCCAGCGGCCAATGGCCATGGCAATGCACGCAGCTTGGCGGGCTTCTATGCCGGGTTGCTGGACGGCAGCTTGCTCGAATCCGAACTGCTTGATGAGTTGACCCGCGAGCACAGCCTTGGCCAGGACCGCACTTTGCTCACCCAGACCCGCTTTGGCCTGGGCTGCATGCTCGACCAGCCCGATGTGGCCAATGCCACGTTTGGCCTCGGCGCCCGTGCTTTCGGCCACCCCGGTGCCGGTGGCTCGGTCGGTTTTGCCGACCCGGAGCACGATGTGGCGTTCGGTTTTGTGGTCAATACCCTCGGCCCATATGTGCTCATGGACCCACGAGCCCAGAAACTGGTACGTGTCCTTGCCGATTGCCTTTGA
- the dinG_4 gene encoding ATP-dependent DNA helicase DinG (*Name dinG_4), producing MISNELKATIQGAYSRFLEAKSLKPRYGQRLMIAEVAKVLGDIACDDEGRRAGEPAVVAVEAGTGTGKTVAYSLAAIPAAKAAGKRLVIATATVALQEQIVFKDLPDLMRNSGLNFSFALAKGRGRYLCLSKLDILLQEGHAQSATAQLFEEEGFRIEVDERSQKLFNSMIEKLAGNRWDGDRDSWSEALEDQDWARLTTDHSQCTGRHCPNFQQCVFYKAREGMGKVDVIVTNHDMVLADLALGGGAVLPDPRDTMYVFDEGHHLPDKAIGHFAHYSRLRSTADWLEQTAKNLTKLLAQHPLPGDLGKYIEQVPELAREVRTQQQFMFTLCEQVADFRPSEDTEGRERPRYRFEGGVVPEQLREVGIELKKGFARLNDLFTRLADLLKEGMDGEVNIGIASHQAEEWYPLFGSLVTRAQGNWELWTAFTAEDPEDSPPMARWLTLAESGAMFDIEVNASPILAAEMLRRSLWSVAHGALVTSATLTALGKFDRFRMRSGLPRDAVTCVVPSPFVHGDAGLLRVPDLKADPRDAAAHTAAIIRELPNIVEDARGALVLFSSRKQMQDVFDGLDRDWRKLVLIQGNLSKQETLNKHKARVDDGQHSVLFGLASFAEGVDLPGAYCEHVVIAKIPFAVPDDPVEAALAEWIEARGGNPFMEIAVPDASLKLIQACGRLLRTEQDRGVITLLDRRLVTQRYGKAILNALPPFRREIS from the coding sequence ATGATCAGCAACGAACTCAAAGCCACCATCCAGGGCGCCTACTCGCGTTTTCTCGAAGCCAAGAGCCTCAAGCCTCGCTATGGCCAGCGCCTGATGATCGCCGAAGTGGCCAAGGTGCTTGGCGACATTGCCTGCGACGATGAAGGCCGCCGCGCCGGCGAACCTGCCGTGGTTGCCGTCGAGGCGGGCACCGGTACCGGCAAGACGGTGGCCTACAGCCTGGCCGCCATCCCGGCCGCCAAGGCTGCTGGCAAGCGCCTGGTAATCGCCACCGCCACCGTGGCCCTGCAGGAGCAGATCGTCTTCAAGGACCTGCCCGACCTGATGCGTAACAGCGGGCTCAACTTCAGCTTCGCCCTGGCCAAAGGCCGTGGTCGCTACCTGTGCCTGTCCAAGCTCGACATCCTGCTGCAAGAGGGCCACGCCCAGTCGGCCACCGCCCAGTTGTTCGAGGAAGAAGGCTTCCGCATCGAGGTCGACGAGCGCAGCCAGAAGCTGTTCAACAGCATGATCGAGAAGCTTGCCGGCAACCGCTGGGACGGTGACCGTGACAGCTGGTCAGAGGCCCTGGAGGACCAGGACTGGGCACGCCTGACCACCGACCATAGCCAGTGTACCGGCCGCCACTGCCCCAATTTCCAGCAGTGCGTGTTCTACAAGGCCCGTGAAGGCATGGGTAAGGTCGACGTGATCGTTACCAACCACGACATGGTACTGGCCGACCTGGCCCTCGGCGGCGGTGCGGTGTTGCCTGACCCGCGCGACACCATGTACGTGTTCGACGAAGGCCACCACTTGCCAGACAAGGCCATCGGCCACTTCGCTCACTATTCGCGGCTGCGCTCCACCGCAGACTGGCTGGAACAGACCGCCAAGAACCTGACCAAGCTGCTGGCTCAGCACCCGTTGCCCGGCGATCTGGGCAAGTACATCGAGCAGGTGCCAGAGCTGGCGCGTGAAGTGCGTACCCAGCAGCAGTTCATGTTTACCCTCTGCGAGCAAGTTGCCGACTTCCGCCCCAGTGAAGACACCGAGGGCCGTGAACGCCCGCGCTACCGCTTCGAAGGCGGCGTCGTGCCGGAACAGCTGCGCGAAGTGGGCATCGAGCTGAAAAAGGGCTTTGCCCGCCTCAACGACCTGTTCACCCGCCTGGCCGACCTGCTCAAGGAAGGCATGGACGGCGAGGTCAACATTGGTATCGCCAGCCACCAGGCCGAGGAGTGGTACCCGCTGTTCGGTAGCCTGGTCACCCGTGCCCAGGGCAACTGGGAACTGTGGACGGCCTTTACCGCCGAAGACCCGGAAGACAGCCCGCCCATGGCGCGTTGGCTGACGCTGGCCGAGAGCGGTGCGATGTTCGACATCGAAGTTAACGCCAGCCCCATCCTCGCCGCCGAAATGCTTCGCCGCAGCCTGTGGAGCGTTGCCCACGGTGCGCTGGTAACGTCGGCGACGTTGACTGCGCTGGGCAAGTTCGACCGCTTCCGCATGCGCTCGGGTTTGCCGCGTGATGCGGTCACCTGTGTGGTACCCAGCCCGTTCGTGCACGGCGACGCCGGCCTGTTGCGGGTACCCGACCTCAAGGCCGACCCACGCGACGCAGCGGCACATACTGCGGCAATCATCCGTGAGCTGCCGAACATCGTCGAAGATGCCCGTGGCGCGCTGGTGCTGTTCTCTTCGCGCAAACAGATGCAGGACGTGTTCGATGGCCTGGACCGTGACTGGCGCAAGTTGGTCCTGATACAGGGCAACCTGTCCAAGCAGGAAACCCTGAACAAGCACAAGGCGCGGGTCGACGATGGCCAGCACAGTGTGCTATTCGGCTTGGCAAGCTTTGCAGAGGGTGTCGACCTGCCTGGCGCCTATTGCGAGCATGTGGTAATTGCCAAGATTCCATTTGCCGTGCCCGATGACCCGGTCGAAGCCGCGCTGGCGGAATGGATCGAGGCCCGCGGCGGTAACCCGTTCATGGAAATTGCCGTACCCGACGCCTCGCTGAAGCTGATCCAGGCCTGCGGTCGCCTGCTGCGTACCGAGCAGGATCGCGGTGTCATTACCTTGCTTGATCGGCGCTTGGTCACCCAGCGCTACGGCAAGGCTATTCTCAATGCGCTGCCGCCATTCCGGCGGGAGATTTCCTGA
- the ompA_2 gene encoding Outer membrane protein A (*Name ompA_2), whose translation MSVTSKAALPLLVAASLLAGCATHSDGSAPLNQRTWPICSLLGGLVGGGLGAIESSTWAAGGGALGAIAGGLICYAQDGDEDGDGIFDRRDHCPDTPANTAVDHMGCPLKEYPVAAPATAPEPSPEVIILDDNGAVMFAFDSADLTPAAQQRLQGLVAKLDSPTIAKVSVIGHTDNVGSDSYNQALSERRASSVAEYLISQGLEPGKVTSQGRGESEPITDNESEEGRARNRRVELHLN comes from the coding sequence ATGAGTGTGACGTCGAAGGCGGCACTGCCGCTGTTGGTGGCTGCCAGCCTGCTCGCGGGCTGTGCAACCCACAGCGATGGTAGCGCGCCGCTCAACCAAAGGACCTGGCCCATCTGCAGCCTACTGGGCGGCCTGGTCGGTGGCGGCCTGGGCGCTATTGAAAGTTCTACCTGGGCCGCAGGTGGCGGTGCGTTGGGTGCCATCGCCGGGGGGTTGATCTGTTACGCCCAGGATGGTGACGAAGATGGCGACGGCATTTTCGACCGCCGCGACCATTGCCCGGATACCCCCGCCAACACCGCAGTCGACCACATGGGTTGCCCGCTGAAGGAGTACCCGGTAGCGGCACCTGCCACGGCACCTGAGCCCTCGCCAGAGGTGATCATCCTCGATGACAACGGTGCGGTGATGTTTGCCTTCGATTCTGCCGACCTGACCCCGGCGGCGCAGCAACGGTTGCAAGGCCTGGTGGCAAAACTCGACTCACCGACGATAGCCAAGGTGAGCGTGATCGGGCACACCGACAACGTGGGTTCCGACAGCTACAACCAGGCGCTTTCCGAGCGCCGTGCCAGCAGTGTTGCCGAATACCTCATCAGCCAAGGCCTGGAGCCGGGCAAGGTCACCAGCCAGGGCCGTGGGGAAAGCGAGCCGATCACCGATAACGAAAGTGAGGAGGGCCGCGCCCGCAACCGACGGGTGGAGCTGCACCTCAACTGA
- the pal_6 gene encoding Peptidoglycan-associated lipoprotein (*Name pal_6): protein MSIVRTAIPLVLLTSVLTGCAGLQKTDWPKCAAVGGVGGAALGAIESSSWAGWGALLGGGLAAGYCWAHGDGDEDGDGVPDSRDKCPGTPRGVQVDANGCPPEPAAVVEEVVVQKEEVIVIRDVHFEFDSARLTARDKERLNTISTRLKQEAPSARLSVSGHTDSVGSDSYNQKLSERRAHSVTDYLIESGVPRSSFVSVVGAGETQPVADNATAEGRAMNRRTEIKIQR from the coding sequence ATGAGCATAGTACGCACAGCGATACCCCTGGTACTGCTCACCAGTGTGTTGACTGGTTGTGCAGGTTTGCAAAAAACCGACTGGCCGAAGTGTGCCGCCGTCGGGGGTGTAGGCGGCGCCGCGTTGGGCGCTATTGAAAGTTCCAGCTGGGCTGGCTGGGGCGCCTTGCTGGGCGGTGGCCTGGCGGCGGGCTATTGCTGGGCCCACGGCGATGGCGACGAGGATGGCGATGGCGTGCCGGATAGCCGTGACAAGTGCCCGGGCACCCCGCGTGGTGTGCAGGTGGATGCCAACGGATGCCCGCCTGAGCCGGCAGCAGTGGTCGAGGAAGTGGTGGTGCAGAAAGAAGAAGTCATCGTCATCCGCGATGTGCACTTCGAGTTCGATTCTGCGCGCCTGACCGCCCGTGACAAAGAGCGCCTCAATACCATTTCCACGCGTCTGAAGCAGGAAGCGCCATCCGCCCGCCTGAGCGTCAGCGGCCATACCGACAGCGTTGGCTCCGACAGCTACAACCAGAAACTGTCTGAGCGCCGTGCCCACTCGGTGACCGATTACCTGATCGAGAGCGGTGTACCGCGCAGCAGCTTCGTTTCGGTGGTGGGTGCAGGCGAAACCCAGCCTGTGGCGGACAATGCCACGGCCGAAGGGCGTGCCATGAACCGCCGTACCGAAATCAAGATCCAGCGGTAG
- a CDS encoding hypothetical protein (UPF0225 protein YchJ) has protein sequence MMSVSVCPCGSGNLLDACCGHYHAGTPAPDAQTLMRSRYSAYVLGLVDYLVATTLPAQQAELDRAGMAAWSAQSTWLGLEVEGAEVLGGQPEHGFVTFTARWHDQDGDHQHRERSAFVQHAGRWYFIDPTVGLKAGRNDPCPCASGQKFKKCCASYVGS, from the coding sequence ATGATGAGTGTCTCGGTCTGCCCTTGTGGCAGTGGCAACCTGCTTGATGCCTGCTGCGGGCATTACCATGCCGGTACCCCGGCACCGGATGCCCAAACGCTGATGCGCTCACGCTACAGTGCCTACGTGCTTGGCCTGGTGGACTATCTGGTAGCCACCACCCTGCCAGCCCAGCAAGCCGAACTGGACCGTGCCGGCATGGCTGCCTGGAGCGCCCAGAGCACGTGGCTGGGCCTGGAAGTGGAAGGCGCCGAAGTGCTGGGTGGCCAACCGGAGCACGGTTTTGTCACCTTCACCGCACGCTGGCACGACCAGGACGGCGATCACCAGCACCGTGAACGTTCGGCGTTCGTCCAGCATGCCGGGCGCTGGTATTTCATCGACCCCACGGTCGGACTGAAAGCCGGGCGCAATGACCCCTGCCCCTGCGCCAGCGGGCAGAAGTTCAAGAAATGCTGCGCCAGTTACGTGGGTAGCTGA
- the cysK_2 gene encoding Cysteine synthase (*Name cysK_2), whose amino-acid sequence MSELISVSERIYTKLEMNNPGGSHKYRAARHIVEHALRNGDIIPGVTTVIEKTGGSFGFGLLAACHKYQVAVELAVGLGFSQTKRDLLECFGARLIGKEMLMAGATPKDVVMHHLDNQAALGKSYFYTDQFNNPVGIEAHRYQTASELAVQLTNVGAGREILFVGCAGTGASFTGITLGLKDHGFDVSTVLVDPSGCDSRAGVFTDHRFEGMAVGVCPPFMDWSLVDERAQVQHAEMLAAQRWFYMQSGIFVGNTAAACLAVAQRMAQHPRYAATTLVTIAYDAGLWYQDLLGATRRKAA is encoded by the coding sequence ATGAGCGAGCTCATCAGCGTCAGCGAACGCATCTACACCAAACTGGAAATGAACAACCCTGGCGGCAGCCACAAGTACCGGGCAGCCCGGCACATCGTCGAACATGCCTTGCGCAACGGTGACATCATCCCGGGTGTGACTACGGTCATTGAAAAAACCGGTGGCAGTTTCGGTTTCGGCTTGCTGGCGGCCTGTCACAAGTACCAGGTCGCGGTGGAACTGGCGGTAGGGCTTGGTTTCAGCCAGACCAAACGGGATTTGCTGGAGTGTTTTGGTGCCAGGCTGATCGGCAAGGAGATGCTGATGGCCGGTGCCACGCCCAAGGATGTCGTGATGCATCACCTGGATAACCAGGCTGCGCTGGGCAAGTCCTACTTCTACACCGATCAGTTCAACAACCCGGTGGGTATTGAAGCCCATCGTTACCAGACGGCCAGTGAACTGGCCGTGCAACTGACCAACGTCGGGGCCGGGCGGGAAATCCTGTTTGTCGGCTGCGCCGGCACTGGCGCAAGTTTCACAGGTATTACCCTGGGGCTGAAGGACCACGGTTTTGATGTGTCGACGGTGTTGGTCGACCCCAGCGGTTGTGACTCAAGGGCGGGCGTGTTCACCGACCATCGCTTTGAAGGCATGGCGGTGGGCGTTTGTCCGCCTTTCATGGACTGGTCGCTGGTAGACGAGCGGGCGCAGGTACAGCACGCAGAAATGCTGGCGGCACAGCGCTGGTTCTACATGCAAAGTGGCATTTTCGTGGGGAATACCGCCGCAGCCTGCCTTGCCGTTGCCCAGCGCATGGCACAGCACCCGCGCTATGCCGCGACCACCCTGGTGACCATCGCCTATGACGCCGGCCTCTGGTACCAGGACTTGCTGGGGGCGACCCGGCGAAAGGCCGCCTAG
- the rfnT gene encoding Riboflavin transporter RfnT (*Name rfnT), translating to MNSTLPRRTYLYFTAQSINLTTAVMSVTMAAIVGAALAPAAAWSTVPYGFQFLCLMLATYPVSRLMSRIGRKKAFMLGAIPLAASGISGYLAVEYQHFPLLVLSHSALGVYIAFANFNRFAATDNLAQSLKPKALSLVVAGGVIAAVVGPTLTEWLRDVGGYPLFSLCYASFIGLAVMSLAIAICLPNDVGIAKASQQTEQSATLRAEPLSPSVKVAMAVAALSYGIMNLLMIQASMHMKHMHEDFSDVRLAIQWHVVAMFAPSFFTGAIIQKLGIKTTICAGLALLIGCSALNVWSHSYAMMTLALIALGLGWNLTYVGGGALLAQSLQNSPAAIQMQGKNDLAIAILATVGAFSPSLLLSTVGWDGTNAICMALCIGLLFATAGLLQNKACLHTSMEGSRK from the coding sequence ATGAACAGCACACTCCCGCGGCGTACCTACCTGTATTTCACCGCTCAGTCGATCAACCTGACCACCGCTGTCATGTCCGTGACCATGGCCGCCATCGTCGGGGCCGCATTGGCGCCGGCTGCGGCGTGGTCCACGGTACCCTACGGGTTCCAGTTTCTTTGCCTGATGCTGGCTACGTACCCGGTCTCCAGGTTGATGAGCCGTATCGGTCGCAAGAAGGCGTTCATGCTGGGGGCGATCCCCTTGGCGGCCTCTGGTATCAGCGGTTATCTGGCGGTGGAGTACCAGCATTTCCCGCTGCTGGTGTTGAGCCACTCGGCGTTGGGCGTTTATATCGCCTTCGCCAACTTCAACCGTTTCGCGGCCACTGACAATCTGGCCCAGAGCCTCAAGCCCAAAGCCCTTTCACTGGTGGTGGCGGGGGGCGTGATTGCAGCCGTGGTGGGGCCGACACTGACCGAGTGGCTCAGGGACGTTGGCGGGTACCCGTTGTTTTCGCTGTGTTATGCCTCTTTCATCGGTTTGGCAGTGATGTCGCTGGCGATTGCCATTTGCCTGCCCAACGATGTCGGCATCGCCAAGGCAAGCCAGCAAACGGAACAATCGGCCACTTTGCGCGCCGAACCGCTCAGCCCGTCCGTGAAAGTTGCCATGGCGGTTGCGGCATTGAGCTACGGGATCATGAACCTGCTCATGATTCAGGCATCGATGCACATGAAGCACATGCATGAGGACTTCTCTGACGTGCGCCTGGCCATCCAGTGGCATGTGGTCGCCATGTTTGCACCTTCATTTTTCACCGGCGCAATCATCCAGAAGCTGGGCATCAAGACCACCATCTGTGCCGGGCTGGCGCTGTTGATCGGGTGCTCGGCGCTGAATGTCTGGTCGCACAGCTACGCCATGATGACCCTGGCGCTGATTGCCCTCGGGCTGGGCTGGAACCTGACCTATGTGGGCGGCGGCGCATTGCTGGCCCAGTCGCTGCAGAACAGCCCGGCAGCGATACAGATGCAGGGCAAGAACGACCTGGCCATTGCCATCTTGGCAACCGTCGGTGCGTTCAGCCCTTCGTTACTGCTGAGTACGGTTGGCTGGGATGGCACCAACGCCATCTGCATGGCCCTGTGCATCGGTTTGCTGTTTGCCACGGCCGGCCTGCTGCAGAACAAGGCCTGTCTGCACACTTCAATGGAAGGAAGCCGCAAATGA
- the dapH_2 gene encoding 2,3,4,5-tetrahydropyridine-2,6-dicarboxylate N-acetyltransferase (*Name dapH_2), whose product MQTMDMQSAVIARLPLPDELASFKVVKNLVTSALLECCSIDEFEALKETLIIESVSEQAHDDLQAFAQKDPAAGRDLVFIARTYTSYSAVLHYRLAHWVYRNTASTYGAGGQCLAAMISRRGKMLSGAEIHFRSRIGARFIIDHGMGTVIGETSTIGDDCYVLGGVTLGARGISDNPSSPRHPTLGNRVQIGAFASVLGAIHVGDGAFIGPGCIITKDVPAAARVQVKTSLQVVLEP is encoded by the coding sequence ATGCAGACTATGGACATGCAGTCAGCCGTGATTGCCAGGCTCCCTTTGCCTGACGAACTGGCGTCATTCAAAGTTGTAAAGAATCTTGTGACCTCGGCGTTATTGGAATGCTGTTCAATCGACGAGTTCGAGGCGCTGAAAGAAACACTGATCATTGAAAGTGTTTCTGAACAAGCCCATGACGACTTGCAGGCCTTTGCCCAGAAAGATCCAGCGGCTGGCCGCGACCTGGTTTTTATTGCAAGAACTTACACCTCTTATTCTGCGGTTTTGCATTATCGGCTTGCTCACTGGGTCTACCGCAATACTGCCTCTACATACGGCGCTGGCGGCCAATGCCTGGCCGCCATGATTTCCAGGCGCGGAAAAATGCTCTCGGGGGCGGAGATTCATTTCCGGAGCCGTATCGGTGCGCGCTTCATCATCGATCACGGCATGGGCACCGTCATTGGTGAAACTTCGACCATTGGGGACGACTGCTACGTACTTGGCGGTGTCACCCTGGGTGCCCGCGGTATCAGTGACAACCCTTCGAGCCCCAGGCACCCGACCTTGGGCAACCGGGTACAGATCGGCGCGTTCGCCAGTGTGCTGGGCGCTATCCACGTCGGCGACGGCGCATTCATCGGGCCGGGCTGCATTATTACAAAAGATGTCCCAGCCGCTGCCCGGGTACAGGTAAAAACATCATTGCAGGTGGTACTGGAACCATGA
- the hisC_6 gene encoding Histidinol-phosphate aminotransferase (*Name hisC_6), with the protein MNPCNLHHLLKQRLDAGEWLPGQRMPSIRKLTAAVDFSYHDVVSAYAQLVSEGVLTASPGRGYFVANRTRQTSVIHEPECMAGDPLFRLLQGGQHYIKLGSGWLPPAWRDTELLAKAIRRTARLEQSSLAEYGDIQGYLPMRKQLCVHMKRLTRVEARPNQLLTTLGATQGLDLVARLLIKPGDHVFVDEPGNGNLIKLIQLAGGHVVGIRRTQDGPDVEEMRRYLATHKVKAFFCNSTFHNPTGSNISPHNAFSVLRLAVEHEFFVVEDDVYGDFSPAVRQTFAELDNLDRVIYIGSFSKCLSASLRVGFIACSQDLIEPLTRLKLLTCVAVPAFCERFVNTILSDGTYARHMKDVQQRLIRQQVQTQRLLLDRGWQFDIAPQGGMFLWVYHPDLPDLQPLVRKLEQHKILLMPGSAFAVTRDYRRYARINCTHFSETLADHFNV; encoded by the coding sequence ATGAACCCCTGCAACCTACATCACCTGTTGAAACAGCGCCTGGATGCAGGCGAGTGGTTGCCAGGGCAGCGCATGCCCTCCATTCGCAAACTCACGGCCGCAGTCGATTTCAGTTACCACGACGTGGTATCGGCCTATGCCCAGCTGGTCAGTGAAGGGGTGTTGACGGCCTCGCCCGGCCGAGGCTACTTCGTCGCAAACCGCACCCGGCAGACGAGCGTGATCCACGAACCCGAATGCATGGCCGGCGATCCGCTGTTCCGCCTGCTGCAGGGCGGCCAGCACTACATCAAACTGGGCAGCGGCTGGCTGCCCCCGGCATGGCGCGACACCGAGCTGCTGGCCAAGGCAATTCGACGCACGGCGCGGCTGGAGCAAAGCTCGCTGGCAGAGTACGGCGACATCCAGGGCTACCTGCCCATGCGCAAACAGCTGTGCGTGCACATGAAACGGCTGACCCGCGTGGAGGCCCGCCCCAACCAGTTGCTGACTACCCTGGGCGCCACGCAGGGCCTGGACCTGGTTGCCCGGTTGCTGATCAAGCCAGGCGACCACGTGTTCGTCGACGAACCGGGCAACGGCAACCTGATCAAGCTGATCCAGCTGGCTGGGGGGCACGTCGTCGGCATCCGCCGGACCCAGGACGGGCCGGACGTGGAAGAAATGAGGCGCTACCTGGCCACGCATAAGGTCAAGGCGTTCTTCTGCAACAGCACCTTCCACAACCCGACCGGCAGCAATATCAGCCCGCACAACGCCTTCAGCGTGCTGCGCCTGGCGGTGGAGCACGAGTTCTTCGTGGTCGAGGATGATGTGTATGGCGACTTCAGCCCCGCCGTGCGCCAGACCTTCGCCGAGCTGGACAACCTTGACCGGGTCATCTACATCGGCAGTTTTTCCAAATGCCTGTCCGCCTCGTTGCGCGTGGGCTTCATCGCCTGCTCACAAGACCTGATAGAACCGCTGACCCGCCTGAAACTGCTGACCTGCGTGGCCGTACCTGCGTTTTGCGAGCGTTTCGTCAACACCATATTGTCGGACGGCACCTATGCCCGGCACATGAAGGATGTGCAGCAGCGCCTGATCAGGCAGCAAGTCCAGACCCAACGTCTATTGCTTGACCGCGGCTGGCAGTTCGACATCGCGCCGCAAGGGGGCATGTTCCTCTGGGTCTATCACCCGGACCTGCCCGACCTGCAACCTCTCGTGCGCAAGCTGGAGCAGCACAAGATCCTGCTGATGCCCGGCTCTGCGTTTGCCGTCACCCGTGACTACCGACGCTATGCGCGCATCAATTGCACGCATTTTTCCGAGACGCTGGCAGACCATTTCAACGTTTGA